AAGGGGAAAACCACCGAAGCGCGCGAACGAGAAGTCGCCTGCAATAGCAGCGCGTGGCTACTTCGTTGCAGGCGTGCAAGCATTGCGCGCTTCGGTAGTTCCCCCTTTGCGTGGTAACCGTAGCGCCGCAGGCAAGTGTACTCGAttggtcttgcggagttaccctggGGGCCCACAAACCCGTGAATGTTGCGCTGTGCAGCATCTTGGGTTAAtcaacccgtgtttgttgacaccTGCCTCGTGCGCCTTTTttgcgccgtgccggagagtcgacgaacaCGACCGTAGCGTCTTTTTTTGCTGCAGCAGTGGAGAATGTCGCGTGTCTTCccagtcgcctcgtagggtaagcgtctcgcaaatctatctccacataactggcgcccaacatGGGGCAAGCGCACGCTAGcaggggaacgaggcgccaaagtgGAGGGCGCGTTCGATTCCCACAAATGGCAACTCAGCTTTGTTGTATTTTACCTGCCCTACGTATAGCCGTTGTTCCAAACGAATAGGCGACCTCCCTTTATAAAAGGTAAAGGGATTGCTGCATCACCGCAAGGCGAAAAGCGGAACGAGAGCTGATAGCATGACCGTGGCTTGTGGAAGCACACTGGCCAGTTCTGACTTCGTTGAGCAAGTTATCATAAGATAGCAACACATCAGGCTCTACGAAATGATTGCCGGTACACCTGTGATGCGAGACAGCCCTGTGCCCTCAGCGCCATACACGCTACCGGCCGCAAAGAATTTCAGTTTCGTAGATGGCGCTGCCGACGGACGTCTTGTAGTTTATTGTCCTTGGCCGGAGAGAAACGACAAAAAGGAGCTCCAAGAGCAGAATAAGATAAAGAGGGAGAAAAGGGATGTAGGAAAGGTacggaggttaactagactatacgtccagtttgcagccctacacatggggaggggtaATAAGGGagtaaaatagagagagagagagaaagaaaaggagagacacatttcacatcacacacacagtgccgagtttcacaggcggtcgctcaatgaagttgctttcaagtaccgcaggaaggctcgtgtggctttctgccaggctcccaagatctttcctttaCTAAAGCGCCGATCATCCAGTCTAATCAAGGCACACTTGAGAGTCAGGCGATCTTCATCGAATTGGGGatagtggcacaagagatgttcagtagtctatacacagttgcagctttcgcacatggatgaatctaccatgccaatgcgatggctgaatgagttatgaaacgctacaccgatctacatccggcacagcattgtagcatCACGTCAAGacatcttggatggcagttgtagctggaggaACGATTCAAGGTTCCGTGGGCGACGATTGGAGTTCAGCGGATAATTCTACTGTGCAAGCGTGGCATTATGCACGATGTGACGAAGTTCTCTCGCAGCGTCTACTCTTAACAAGGATATGAACAGCGTGAGTGCTCCACCGTGGGCACAGAATGAGCGAAAGATTGGCTACAGGTGAAGGGAGCAAGGTGAGGTGGAAAAAAGTGGGTGAGGGGGAAGGAGATATGCGAACGTTTACTTCAGCCGCACGGCGAATGGGAGCGTGTCCTGGCCGTGACGCGAGAGATATTGCCCGGACGCGTGAAATATGGGCGGAGTGGGCGCCCGGCCCCTTACTTTCTGTCCCACTCGGACTTGTTTGGAAACGGAGCCGAAACACCTTTTTCCATGTATGCGAACCACCTCCTTCTTTTCCCACACAGCGTCGCTTGTTTCGAAATACCCCTCGCTTCTCCTTCGTCTGGGCTCGTCGAATGTTCTGGTTCTTCGGGGGCACCAGTGGCCTGATCCTTGGTGCcgtccactctctctctctctcttataggATGTGAACTTTATAGTTGGCACATCCCGAGTGTTGGGTGAAGAGCCGACCGCCGCCGCGCAGTTGCTGGCCATAAAAAACCAAAgttcgtgtttgtgtgtgtgtgtgtgtgtgtgtgtgtgtgtgtgtgtgtgtgtgtgtgtgtgtgtgtgtgtgtgtgtgtgtgtgtgtgtgtgtgtgtcatttctAATTTTGGCTTACTTTCGGATGCTTCGCCCATCGACAACGCCACGGACAACAGCACCGCGGTTTCTTCTACAAGGGTTAAGATTTCTAAAGTCTGCATTGATACAGACAGTGAATCACCTGTCGCGTATACTCGCTTACCACATactgcggtatgcgggtatgtcccACACGTGACTTATGGAAATAATGTCATGACGTAAGGGACAGGagagtcacgttattcatgtcatggcctaCGAAACTCGTTAGTCATGCACTCACGTCTTCCTACGGCAATTGAAGTATATACctagttaaggagacgaccacgagagcgccaagacatagatagatagatagatagatagatagatagatagatagatagatagatagatagatagatagatagatagatagatagatagatagatagatagatagatagatagatagatagatagatagatagatagatagatagatagatagatagatagatagatagatagatagatagatagatagatagatagatagaaatggtaaAAGTCACTTCGGTTCGCTAACACATGCTTCGCTTTTTAAAAAAAGTTCACAAAGACAGAAATAAGATATATTGGCACCCGCGTGTGTTTTCTGACAGCGGCTTCACGTTATTTTAGCGCCCACTCGCGCTTCACTGCGCGTTGGCTGTCCTTGAATTCCTGCTACGCTTGCTCCGAGAGAACAACGCGCGCCCATGCCATGGCGGGTCCAAAAGGACAAATGCTGATAAGATCACTAGCGCAATCTCTACGTGACGGGACAAAGGAGCACTACTATTGGTGGGAAGGGACACCGCTGAGTATCGAGACACTTGTTAAGGAGGCATCGGCGGTGTCGAGTAGGCATGTGCTCGTCACTGAAAATAAGGAACTGATTACAATTGCAATTACTTCTTTCTTTTAAAATGTAATCAATTACAGTGGTCAATTTGAGcaccagaaaagtaactgagcgaCCACaaaaatgtaatcgattacttttgggTTACTTGCCTTGAAATCTTCAAGGCCGTAACaaaataacacaagtttactcaaacaaCAAGGGACCTATATGGCTTGCATGATAGAGAGAATATTGGCGGCTTGCGTCAatgctgggaggcttactgtggcttctgtgacaTGGTGAATttcactggcagattcggagcacttccggtagcagtttttctgctccattcggagcaagcctgttccattggcagattgagagtgctccctgtatgtttcattggcagatcagGAGCGGCCCCGCCGCGAAATCCACTCCACGGAGCaactctctactccgcgaaaagcggcggattcaaCCGCAAGTCGCAAGCgccccgcgcgtgcgcagtgcgcggcGTACCACGTGATCGACCAACGCGCTGTTGCGCTGTACAAGCGCGCCCCTTCACTCCGCGCGCCGAGAAGGCAAGTCGCGTCTCGGAAGAAAAATGAGTGCTGCGTCGCAGCGTCAACTTGCGCTTTTGCTGCTCGCCGAGAGCGATGATTCGAGCTCTAGTTTCGGATCGACTAGTGAGGACTCAAGCGATGAAGAAGCTTTGGAAGCTGGCGTATACGAACATGTTTTCGACGTCATGTTTCGACCACCGGACAAGAAACCGAAAGTTGAGCATTTCGTCGACGACGTCGTCCGCCAGTACTCGGATGAAGAGGTAAGAATTAACGTATCCCTTTGTGATCGCATTTTAACACTCTTTACTTTTGCTGGCGAAATGCAGTTCCGAAGGCACTTCAGGTTGTCTCGGCGTGTTGCCCCCGAACTAATAGCAGGCTTCGCGTCTTCTCCGATGTGCCCGACAGACAATCACGGCGGCAAGGCTGCGAAGTCTGCGGAGACGCATATTTTGTCCTTCATTTGGTAAGTAATTTGGTGAATAATTGTTATTGCTGCCTCTTCTTAAATTCGTCCCGCGAAATTCGGTACTAAAGTGTGCCGCCTGATCTCCTTACGGCGCAGGTATGCAGCCAACAAAACATGCATGCGGGATGTGGCCGACAGATTCGACCTGGCTGAAAATACTGTACACAGGGCACTGCAAAGAGTGGCAGACTACCTGTGTACGCTAGCTCCAACTGTCCTCACATTTACCCGTGACCTCGAGAAGCTGTCCAGAGATTTCGAGAAAGTATGTTCACCTAACTCTTAACGCTTGAAAATAGACTGGCGAACTGTTGGTCCTTTTTCTGCCGGTGTCGGGTGTGCCTGGTGTTGTTGGGTGCAGAGACGGTTGCTACATTCGCATCCAGTGCCCCGAAAACAAGATAGCTTCGACCTACGTCAACAGACACCAATTCCTATCGACCTACGTCAACAGACACCACTTCCTCTCAATGACATGGCAGGCTGTGTGCGACAACATGAGGCGATTCAGTGACGTGCTCGTTGGAAGCTCGAGCAAGATACATGATTCCCGTGTCTTTCGCCTGTCCTcgcttgacaaaaaaaaacgccaggcctgcgctgaaaccgcagcacagtcacagcgaaagctggaagagcggcgtttctagagcccgttctaagctcccttggggctactaatacaagttcactagaaaggtacccactacgccataaatcacaatttttgtgaacttgggaagcacctactaagccattatttgtcattctgcggggaagcgaggcaccagctacacgtctgtaaggcattatgtgcactttgttgacgcgacgactgatgacgatgaagaattatggctcagacctttgtaatgggttggaagctttaaacggcccaccagttatgcaatttgcattgggtgacgcccgatcgctatttccctctcccgtcatgctgtataacatatgttgacgtgggagagagacgggggggcgaagaactttactgagaccccgaggaaatggatcatgcacttatgggcttccttggcaaccaatacaagtgcacttgcgaggaacccatcatcatcatcatcatcagcctgtctacgcccactgcagggcaaaggcctctcccatgttccgccaatcaacccggtcctgtgctttctgttgccacgttatacctacaaacttcttaatctcatctacccaccttatTTTCTggcttcccctcacgcgtttgccctctcttggaatccagtcagttacccttaatgaccaccggttatcctgccgacgtgctacgtgcccggcccatatccatatcttcttcttaatttcaactatgatatccttaacccccgtttgttccctgacccattctgctctcttcctgtctcttaaggttacacctatcattttcctttccatcgctcgctgcgtcgttctcaatttaatttgaaccctctttgtaagtctccaggtttctgctccgtaggtaagtaccggtaacatgcagctgttatataccttcctcttgagagatagcggtagactaccattcatgatttgataatgcttgccgaatgagccccatcccatccttattcttctagttatttcactctcatggttcggctccgcggttactacctgtcctaagtagacgtactcctttacaacttccagtgtctcgccacctatcgcaaagcgctgttctctgccaagattgttccacattactttcgttttatgcatattaattttcagacctactcttctactttccgtatccagttcagtaatcatgagctgcaattcgtctcccgcgttactcatcaatgcaatgtcatcagcgaatcgcaggttactgagatactctccattaactcttatccctaattcttcccaagcTAGGGCCctcaaaacctcctgtaaacacgcggtgaatagcattggagagatcgtgtctccctgtcgtacgcccttctttattgggattctgtcgctttctttatgaaggactatagtggctctGGATgggctgtagatttcttccattatgtttatataggcttcgtcgatgccctgattccgcagtgcctgcatgggaggaacccaccacgctctaaatcattgtaattttactgagaccccgaggaaatggatcatgcgcttatgggcttccttggcaaccaatacaagtgcgcttgcgaggaacccaccacgctctaaatcattgtaactttactgagaccccgaggagagagagagaaagagaagaggaaaggcagggaggttaaccagaagaacgtccggtttgctaccctgcactggggataagggaacggggaatagaaagagaaagagatagagaaggagagcactgcacgggcaaaggggtacaatcagtcactgaggctgaggctgacctacattacatcagcgctctgatattccattggggaatcgcggcctttgagagggccgtgggcgagccgttgtgattactgcagcgctgaaaacactggatcgagaacctcCAGCATTTGCAGGGCAGCTCGGGCAGTCGGAGTGTtcagcttattcaaaagcatgaatatggtgttcagaagagagcgaagcatcgcagcaatgtccttgtctttctcgggcaagtcgtggggaaccagcgctgtcgttgactcagtctgtgtctgctgcgaccattggagtcgctgtgtatggtgctgtggctttggctgtggctgtggttctggctgtggttctggctgtgaaTCTGGATGCAGCTTTGGCAATGGcggccatgcttcagtgtccatgtgctctgGTGCGGTCTTATCCTCAGAAGTCGACTCGGGCGTGTCTAGCCTAGGAAGCAGAGGatgaggtgtcacctgtgaactgcgcttcacagagttccttgaacctctacggcgtcgggagcgtcgctttgtgacgacagcaacagcttcccgacgagacgagcgGTCTCGCACCATCTGTTTAAGGatttcgttttccttctgtttcttggggcactcatttgacgaagcgtcatgggacccgaggcaattgcggcacttgaggaccgtggcatcacaggagtctgcagcgtgtggttcggcgcagcgcgagcaaatgatcgtgctctgacacacggcgctcacgtgtccaaacctcatacatttgcggcattggagtggccttgggatgaacggtcgtacaggatgccgaaagtggcctaccttgacatgcgagggcagagattcacccttgaatgttagttttaTACAGCGAGATGTGCCCATGCGCGACATGTGTATTATAGGGATGCCATCTACTGTCGGCTTCACCAGACTGGGCAAGTCTGTGCTGGAAACAGAGACGTCCACATCGTAAATGACACCAGTAGTGGTATCACTGGCAAATGGGATGTACGAGCGAACctttatgccatcaagttccgtAATTTTGCTCAATGTGCTCAGTGCAGTCTCATGTGCAACGTCGACAGCCAGGACATTGTTGCGTGTGTTGACTCTCACGTCCCTTACTTCATTtggcaccgccgcttcgagaagcaccgagACTGACTGTCTGTTGAGTTGTCTCAGGTTATCGGTAGCGAGTTCTGGTACGAAAATAATCGTACTGACTGCGGTCTCCCGAATAGATTTCAGAgttgacttgcctgaagacagggGAGGCCCGGTGATTCTTCGCTTCGCCTTACGGCGTCGTACaagctgaaagtcgtcatcggaCCAGTCCTCACTGCTGAGCGAGTAGACACTGGTTTCGTCGTTGTCCGTAGCACTATGGAGCCCAGTGCGCTTCCTGgagaccgccgccgctgtcgccgccaTTCCCGGCAGGGCCCGGGGACGTCTATACTTGCATTGGCGCCAGAAACGAGGCGGATATCGAGCGGTGAGGGCAGAAATATTAAGAAACTAGTGGATCGGCAGTCACAAGCGTTCTGTAAAGcgaacacttcgtcttcctccccgaggaaatggatcatgcgcttatgggcttcctttgcaaccaatacaagtgcacttgcgaggaacccactacgctataaatcattgtaattttactgagaccccgaggaaatggatcatgcgcttatgggcttccttggcaaccaatacaagtgcactttcgaggaacccactacgctataaatcattgtaatttttgagaaatagggcagcaggcactgtgccatttttcgtcattctgtggagagccgccgtacctgctaaacgcatgtaagacaatatgcgcactttgttgatgctgtgcctgatgataaagaattatggcagagccctttgtaatgggttggaagcattgaacaacctactcgttgcgcaattcgcattgtctgatgtcttgttacagaattcgcgttgtgcgacgcttggtgcttattttactcttctaccacgctatactgcatatgctaatgtggttccttcccgacatgaagcctgtataggacctttttgcgaagcagtttcaagcactggcatggcacagaggttgaatactgggctcccacgcaaagggcccaggttcgaacctcgttccattttttcttgtttcgtttttttttcttatttcgagcgatagttgttacggacaccggcagcggcggcggcggcggacaactacggcggcaaaaacggctggtgaaatgatctcataacagctttcgctgtagaaaatCCCAGGGATATACCAAGGTGGCAGGTATCACATCCTAGGTGACGCAGCATACCCTGTAAGGCCGTTCTTGCTTACCCCTTACAGCGATTGCGGAGCACTAACAAAACAGCAGAAAAAATTCAATGCAAAATTCTCGGCAACCCGCGTGCTGATTGAAAACTTGTTTGAGATCCTGAAGAAACGCATGCGCCAGCTTACGTATCTGGAGCTGCGGACTGTCACTTGGCTAAATGCGTTTATGCTTGCTTGTTGCATCTTGCATAATCTGTGCATCGACGCAGGCGACGCACTGCTCGATGACAGCGATGAAGAGGAGGCTAACGATGACGTACCATGGTCCTAGTGCACAGACAGCGATGAATGTGAAGAAGAGGATACTGAAGAAGACTCAGCACTACGTAAGCTCGGCGAGTTGAAGCGAGAGAAAGTGTTCTAAAAAATGTTTGGGGGACAATGAAAAATCCGCAAATGACTTCGTGCTTCGATATCGTGGAATTCCACCATTAGTAGCTGCTCCGTCGATATAGTTACTTGTTCTATCGGAGAAAAGAAACAAACGCTTCACAGATATAATTCGCTTGTACACTCTGGTTCGTTCAATTCTTCTTGTTGTTCATTTCCACCGTCATTATATTCATTTCTTGCATAATAATATGCCTTTGCAAATACTGTGTGTGAATGTACAcagcgtgatatatatatatatatatatatatatatatatatatacatatggcgTTTTTTGTCGAAAtgagctaaatccagaaaccgaaactatcTCAAATATTGCTTCATTGGCAAGTACAtgctctcaactttcctctaaatgAGCTATCAGAACGAAATGGATCAAATACTACCAGCTACTTGTGCTCACAGATCTCGTTTCAAAACGAACTTGAGCCAAATctatgcgctgtatggatcgaaatgagtcaaatccagtatgccaatAGCAGAGCCCTTCAGCGATCACGTCATTCAGCAAACATGGAAGCCTCCGTGTggtttcccgcctagcctgactgcgcccttacaaaaatttgtaccaaccgtcaatagacagtttattggggaaagtcgatagaacctaccgacggtatattgaaagtcgttagaccgtcttatataccagcaaccaagattccgtcgactattggccaccgataaccaatagaaatttcTTTAATAACTTTCAACAGACGCTAAAGGcacgttcaattgaaagttgttaaaccgtttttaaacgtcttatataccagcaaccaacatttcgTCGACTATTGACCTCCgataaccaattgaaatttcctttataactttcaataTATGCCAACAGAACGTTAAATTGAAAATGACACTGTTTTTAAGCGtcctaaatacctgttaccaatgtttcgttgactattggtcattgaagctttgttgatgcatcttgcctaatggagattattcttactttaggagaacggccgaatgtaaatgcaggcGCTTCTGTGCTGCGTGCCCTAGTCACCCTGGCTTGCGTTATGGAAGGGCCTACATTTACATTTGGCCATCCTCCCAAAGTGGGATGATCTCAAGCAGgaaatatagctgtaataaatgttgcGGTAATGTACAATAATGTGCAATACagcttttcataatgtagttcttAAATGCACCAAATGCTTAACATTGTGTTAGGTACATCGTAAACTttaaattatatgtaaagtccacaaatgttcacacaggaaatatttcgacagtgtgccagcacatctgaGTAAACATTGAACTATATtgatgcctgaagttagtgactgaaggtctgacgcatgttagcaaagttcctgtccaactgaccaaaataagtgaacacaaTTTTCAAAGTaagatgtttattttttagcacaacATGTGTATACACCTTTAACTATTAGTGTCTTGATAGAGCACTGAACTTCCAAAAAGCTACTTAATGCATAAACTGCCTACAGCGTGGCAAAACAGCAATACtaaggaaaagatcacttgcaCAAATAGAAATTATTTGTAAGATAATCAgatgtatatatacgaggggaagtaaaaaaagtaaagcgacttttgctatctctcccactagggtttgttaacactgctacactcggcagcaacttttcttgacagcactgtggaagctacagaaccgaaacgcatgcctgctaccgcgctaaaaaatagtactaagtttgctgataattttctcactTGCCTtactgaaataaatgctgctttatttattatgagactgaaacagtggcggaaagtcgtaggtaaaaacagttattgctcactttgcaagaatgccttcctgttctttttattccttagacagcaccaccttttcagcatggccgttttccaaagtaaacaagGCGTCCATGATGTattgggtcagtgtgcggccgcaaacacattgtttagttctccaagaaaaatatactcgtaatatgacagtaaaaggtacactgaacaatcgaaatgtctttcccattcacatttttttgtgtatgtttttttAAACGTGTGAACGAtgtgagcgagcaaaaccgaaatcagccacAAGCTGCTGCACTACTTGCAGagccacacgaatgtgcggaagccccggctccgtagccttgccttcactgtcaagataagttgtctcCGAGTATAGTATCCAGCACTGGATTAGTGTCGTCTGCAGCACTTCTCTAGAATGTGTCactcttattcctgctttattCAGAGTGTAGCAGACTGTTAAGCACGGCAGCCCCATTGTCGATCTTCACCAGGGAGGTaatgagggcagtgattcgcttttctctgcggaaAGTGTTAAGCCTGCAGAAATTATTTGTCGAATGCAAGCACATTATGGtgacatttgtttatcacgaaGCAAGATCTCCGAATCGATAGTGTGTGTCGAACATGGAATAACTATGTGACAGGAAGATCGAGCAGGCCACCGACGTTTCAGGGTATCATGATGGAAAACAGACGAATCACAGTGGATGAAATCGCCAATACtttacatatcagttttggtttAGCGTATTCCATCTGAGAAAACAGGCTAAAGttttctaaagtgtgtgcaaggtgagtcccaaatgaattatcagcacaGCATAAGGCACAAAGTGTGGACATCTCTCTCGTAAACATTTGACTCGTTATCGTTGTGAGGGAGATGGAATTTTTTTAGAGCAAATTGTTGTTGTATATGAAACTTGGGTACATCATCACAAACCGgaaggtaaagctgcgagcataatttagaaacagtcatcaccagaatttaaggaaCTTGAACGTGAACCATGAGCCcataagattatgctaacactattgTGGAACAAG
This window of the Rhipicephalus sanguineus isolate Rsan-2018 chromosome 2, BIME_Rsan_1.4, whole genome shotgun sequence genome carries:
- the LOC125757374 gene encoding uncharacterized protein LOC125757374; translation: MCPTDNHGGKAAKSAETHILSFIWYAANKTCMRDVADRFDLAENTVHRALQRVADYLCTLAPTVLTFTRDLEKLSRDFEKVSGVPGVVGCRDGCYIRIQCPENKIASTYVNRHQFLSTYVNRHHFLSMTWQAVCDNMRRFSDVLVGSSSKIHDSRVFRLSSLDKKKRQATHCSMTAMKRRLTMTYHGPSAQTAMNVKKRILKKTQHYVSSAS